A genomic region of Oenanthe melanoleuca isolate GR-GAL-2019-014 chromosome 25, OMel1.0, whole genome shotgun sequence contains the following coding sequences:
- the LOC130263299 gene encoding uncharacterized serine/threonine-protein kinase SBK3-like: MAAPLGAPAQDSDSGEDEEQVAHAQERLLQALMARAGRELRRRELQRDWDVLGELGSGSYGRVVLAEPRDGGARVALKLLSKERTARCSFLREFCTHLCLRGALTCVQVLPLAFETPTEFGFAQELAPAGDLCGLLTPGVGLPEPQVKRCAAQVSAALSYLHGHALVHRDLKLDNVLAFDRECHLVKLGDFGLTRVLGWQVRPAAGPAPYAAPELWHLRAGEARLRLEPALDTWAFGVLLFALLTGRFPWGSPGRADPAFRRFRAWHGRTCAGEAPPRPPRTWRGLGEAALRLLRGLLHPSPGRRCPPGEVLRYLGRPWAGEGGQVSGEGEGGSGEGSSSGESGQVSSAGEEGQVSSAGEGEQVSSAGEEGQVSPTGEEGQVSSVDEEGQVSSAGEFCR, translated from the exons ATGGCCGCGCCCCTCGGCGCCCCCGCGCAGGACTCGGACTCGGGGGAGGACGAGGAGCAGGTGGCGCATGCGCAGGAGCGCCTCCTGCAGGCGCTGATGGCGCGCGCGGGCCGCGAGCTGCGGCGGCGGGAGCTGCAGCGGGACTGGGACGTACTGGGAGAACTGGGCAGCGGCTCCTACGGGCGCGTGGTGCTGGCGGAGCCGCGGGACGGAG GTGCGCGGGTGGCGCTGAAGCTGCTCTCCAAGGAGCGCACGGCCAGGTGCAGCTTCCTGCGGGAGTTCTGCACTCACCTGTGCCTGCGGGGGGCGCTCACCTGTGTCCAGGTGCTGCCGCTCGCCTTCGAGACCCCCACGGAGTTCGGCTTTGCCCAGGAGCTCGCACCTGCCGGGGACCTGTGCGGCCTGCTCACACCTGGG GTGGGTCTCCCGGAGCCGCAGGTGAAGCGCTGCGCCGCCCAGGTGTCGGCCGCCCTGTCGTACCTGCACGGCCACGCCCTGGTGCACCGCGACCTGAAGCTGGACAACGTGCTGGCCTTCGACCGCGAGTGTCACCTGGTCAAGCTGGGCGACTTCGGCCTGACGCGcgtgctgggctggcaggtgcggcccgccgccggccccgccccctaCGCCGCACCTGAGCTGTGGCACCTGCGCGCAGGTGAGGCGCGGCTGCGGCTGGAGCCGGCGCTGGACACCTGGGCGTTCGGCGTGCTGCTCTTCGCGCTGCTCACCGGCCGCTTCccctggggctcacctgggcgCGCCGACCCCGCCTTCCGCCGCTTCCGCGCCTGGCACGGCCGCACCTGCGCAGGTgaggccccgccccgcccgccgcgcacCTGgcgggggctgggggaggcGGCGCTGCGGCTGCTCAGGGGGTTGCTGCACCCCTCACCTGGGCGGAGGTGCCCGCCCGGGGAGGTGCTCAGGTACCTGGGGAGGccctgggcaggtgaggggggacaggtgagcggggagggggaaggggggagCGGGGAGGGGTCGTCCTCAGGTGAGAGTggccaggtgagctctgcaggtgaggagggacaggtgagctctgcaggtgagggggAACAGGTGAGTTCTGCAGGTGAGGAGGGACAGGTGAGCCCCACAG GTGAGGAGGGACAGGTGAGTTCTGTAGATGAGGAGGGACAG gtgagctctgcag GTGAGTTCTGCAGGTGA
- the LOC130262759 gene encoding uncharacterized protein LOC130262759 isoform X2 — MGSGMGSGIPTPLLLLLLSVLHPIIGNVPEPLLVLEGRDRAGIRLRCVPERPFPQIRLLWSGAGGENLTGIAEPEGSGSAGNTGNTGSAGISLLLRPGSGNAASCRALDPQLGAAAESSVVIADVFFPGTSPWVAALALLLLLALSLALAAALRLRRDNQILAQERKSQQQIQEEIEELRMELEEEMGKFQRVFAPILPNFRFPCALQRVRTWRRESIRAQLDFRRAQSHAAGFPAQFPPGFPARHPRGQGSRPAVFPGGIPPAWREAAEEFRALPCARGAPGPGAPPPLLLRRRGEAAPGICPPANSGESLPILQPRKCRECSGDPARGGLKPQGFLLLKIK; from the exons atgggatcgggaatgggatcGGGAATCCCGACCccgctgctgctcctgctgctctccgTGCTCCATCCCATAATAG GGAACGTGCCCGAGccgctgctggtgctggaggggcGGGACCGGGCCGGGATCCGGCTCCGGTGCGTCCCGGAGCGCCCGTTTCCCCAAATCCGGCTGCTCTGGAGCGGCGCCGGCGGCGAGAACCTGACGGGAATTGCGGAGCCGGAGGGCTCCGGGAGCGCCGGGAATACCGGGAAtaccgggagcgccgggatcTCGCTGCTGCTCCGGCCGGGATCCGGGAACGCCGCCTCCTGCCGCGCCCTGGACCCGCAGCTCGGCGCGGCCGCCGAATCCTCCGTCGTCATCGCCG atgttttcttCCCGGGCACGTCCCCGTGGGTGGCGGcgctggcgctgctgctgctgctcgcGCTGAGTCTGGCGCTGGCGGCCGCGCTCCGGCTGCGCC GGGACAACCAGATCCTGGCTCAGGAGA gaaaatcccagcagCAGATCCAGGAGG AGATCGAGGAgctcaggatggagctgg aggaggagatgggaaaatTCCAGAGGG TATTTGCCCCAATTCTCCCCAATTTCCGATTTCCTTGTGCCCTGCAGAGAGTCAGGACATGGCGGCGAGAATCG ATCCGGGCCCAGCTTG ACTTCAGGCGGGCTCAGAGCCACGCAG CTGGATTCCCAGCCCAATTCCCACCTGGATTCCCCGCCCGCCATCCCCGAGGCCAAGGCTCCAGGCCTGCAGTATTCCCGGGGGGAATTCCGCCTGCCTGGCGGGAAGCTGCAGAGGAATTCCGGGCGCTGCCGTGTGCTCGGGGTGCTCCTGGACCAGGAGCGCCGCCTCCTCTCCTTCTTCGACGCCGAGGAGAAGCAGCGCCTGGGATCTGTCCCCCTGCAAATTCCGGGGAATCTCTTCCCATTCTTCAGCCCAGGAAGTGCCGGGAATGCTCTGGGGATCCGGCCCGTGGGGGTCTGAAACCTCAGGGATTTTTGCTGCTAAAAATTAAATGA
- the LOC130262759 gene encoding butyrophilin subfamily 3 member A3-like isoform X4 — translation MGSGMGSGIPTPLLLLLLSVLHPIIGNVPEPLLVLEGRDRAGIRLRCVPERPFPQIRLLWSGAGGENLTGIAEPEGSGSAGNTGNTGSAGISLLLRPGSGNAASCRALDPQLGAAAESSVVIADVFFPGTSPWVAALALLLLLALSLALAAALRLRRDNQILAQERKSQQQIQEEIEELRMELEEEMGKFQRESQDMAARIEQIRAQLDFRRAQSHAAGFPAQFPPGFPARHPRGQGSRPAVFPGGIPPAWREAAEEFRALPCARGAPGPGAPPPLLLRRRGEAAPGICPPANSGESLPILQPRKCRECSGDPARGGLKPQGFLLLKIK, via the exons atgggatcgggaatgggatcGGGAATCCCGACCccgctgctgctcctgctgctctccgTGCTCCATCCCATAATAG GGAACGTGCCCGAGccgctgctggtgctggaggggcGGGACCGGGCCGGGATCCGGCTCCGGTGCGTCCCGGAGCGCCCGTTTCCCCAAATCCGGCTGCTCTGGAGCGGCGCCGGCGGCGAGAACCTGACGGGAATTGCGGAGCCGGAGGGCTCCGGGAGCGCCGGGAATACCGGGAAtaccgggagcgccgggatcTCGCTGCTGCTCCGGCCGGGATCCGGGAACGCCGCCTCCTGCCGCGCCCTGGACCCGCAGCTCGGCGCGGCCGCCGAATCCTCCGTCGTCATCGCCG atgttttcttCCCGGGCACGTCCCCGTGGGTGGCGGcgctggcgctgctgctgctgctcgcGCTGAGTCTGGCGCTGGCGGCCGCGCTCCGGCTGCGCC GGGACAACCAGATCCTGGCTCAGGAGA gaaaatcccagcagCAGATCCAGGAGG AGATCGAGGAgctcaggatggagctgg aggaggagatgggaaaatTCCAGAGGG AGAGTCAGGACATGGCGGCGAGAATCG AGCAGATCCGGGCCCAGCTTG ACTTCAGGCGGGCTCAGAGCCACGCAG CTGGATTCCCAGCCCAATTCCCACCTGGATTCCCCGCCCGCCATCCCCGAGGCCAAGGCTCCAGGCCTGCAGTATTCCCGGGGGGAATTCCGCCTGCCTGGCGGGAAGCTGCAGAGGAATTCCGGGCGCTGCCGTGTGCTCGGGGTGCTCCTGGACCAGGAGCGCCGCCTCCTCTCCTTCTTCGACGCCGAGGAGAAGCAGCGCCTGGGATCTGTCCCCCTGCAAATTCCGGGGAATCTCTTCCCATTCTTCAGCCCAGGAAGTGCCGGGAATGCTCTGGGGATCCGGCCCGTGGGGGTCTGAAACCTCAGGGATTTTTGCTGCTAAAAATTAAATGA
- the LOC130262759 gene encoding butyrophilin-like protein 9 isoform X6 encodes MGSGMGSGIPTPLLLLLLSVLHPIIGNVPEPLLVLEGRDRAGIRLRCVPERPFPQIRLLWSGAGGENLTGIAEPEGSGSAGNTGNTGSAGISLLLRPGSGNAASCRALDPQLGAAAESSVVIADVFFPGTSPWVAALALLLLLALSLALAAALRLRRDNQILAQERKSQQQIQEEIEELRMELEEEMGKFQRESQDMAARIDFRRAQSHAAGFPAQFPPGFPARHPRGQGSRPAVFPGGIPPAWREAAEEFRALPCARGAPGPGAPPPLLLRRRGEAAPGICPPANSGESLPILQPRKCRECSGDPARGGLKPQGFLLLKIK; translated from the exons atgggatcgggaatgggatcGGGAATCCCGACCccgctgctgctcctgctgctctccgTGCTCCATCCCATAATAG GGAACGTGCCCGAGccgctgctggtgctggaggggcGGGACCGGGCCGGGATCCGGCTCCGGTGCGTCCCGGAGCGCCCGTTTCCCCAAATCCGGCTGCTCTGGAGCGGCGCCGGCGGCGAGAACCTGACGGGAATTGCGGAGCCGGAGGGCTCCGGGAGCGCCGGGAATACCGGGAAtaccgggagcgccgggatcTCGCTGCTGCTCCGGCCGGGATCCGGGAACGCCGCCTCCTGCCGCGCCCTGGACCCGCAGCTCGGCGCGGCCGCCGAATCCTCCGTCGTCATCGCCG atgttttcttCCCGGGCACGTCCCCGTGGGTGGCGGcgctggcgctgctgctgctgctcgcGCTGAGTCTGGCGCTGGCGGCCGCGCTCCGGCTGCGCC GGGACAACCAGATCCTGGCTCAGGAGA gaaaatcccagcagCAGATCCAGGAGG AGATCGAGGAgctcaggatggagctgg aggaggagatgggaaaatTCCAGAGGG AGAGTCAGGACATGGCGGCGAGAATCG ACTTCAGGCGGGCTCAGAGCCACGCAG CTGGATTCCCAGCCCAATTCCCACCTGGATTCCCCGCCCGCCATCCCCGAGGCCAAGGCTCCAGGCCTGCAGTATTCCCGGGGGGAATTCCGCCTGCCTGGCGGGAAGCTGCAGAGGAATTCCGGGCGCTGCCGTGTGCTCGGGGTGCTCCTGGACCAGGAGCGCCGCCTCCTCTCCTTCTTCGACGCCGAGGAGAAGCAGCGCCTGGGATCTGTCCCCCTGCAAATTCCGGGGAATCTCTTCCCATTCTTCAGCCCAGGAAGTGCCGGGAATGCTCTGGGGATCCGGCCCGTGGGGGTCTGAAACCTCAGGGATTTTTGCTGCTAAAAATTAAATGA
- the LOC130262759 gene encoding uncharacterized protein LOC130262759 isoform X1, translated as MGSGMGSGIPTPLLLLLLSVLHPIIGNVPEPLLVLEGRDRAGIRLRCVPERPFPQIRLLWSGAGGENLTGIAEPEGSGSAGNTGNTGSAGISLLLRPGSGNAASCRALDPQLGAAAESSVVIAGDNQILAQERKSQQQIQEEIEELRMELEEEMGKFQRESQDMAARIEQIRAQLDFRRAQSHAVSLTLDERCHHPSVAIQGRSLLAAAPGSGLCRALAVAREGFSSGKHYWEVELGLGHGWELGVLAEEIRDSLRSSWGNSQRDSLQNSLNESPQDTQCDSQGDSMHNSPQDSLHNSLRDSQLDPLPNSQHYSMLNSMYNSMHNSQLDSLQDSLHSSNSQPNSQLDSQPNSLQDFPQSSNSQPNSQLDSQPNSLQDSPHSSNSQPNSLQDSPHSSNSQPNSQLDSQPNSHLDSPPAIPEAKAPGLQYSRGEFRLPGGKLQRNSGRCRVLGVLLDQERRLLSFFDAEEKQRLGSVPLQIPGNLFPFFSPGSAGNALGIRPVGV; from the exons atgggatcgggaatgggatcGGGAATCCCGACCccgctgctgctcctgctgctctccgTGCTCCATCCCATAATAG GGAACGTGCCCGAGccgctgctggtgctggaggggcGGGACCGGGCCGGGATCCGGCTCCGGTGCGTCCCGGAGCGCCCGTTTCCCCAAATCCGGCTGCTCTGGAGCGGCGCCGGCGGCGAGAACCTGACGGGAATTGCGGAGCCGGAGGGCTCCGGGAGCGCCGGGAATACCGGGAAtaccgggagcgccgggatcTCGCTGCTGCTCCGGCCGGGATCCGGGAACGCCGCCTCCTGCCGCGCCCTGGACCCGCAGCTCGGCGCGGCCGCCGAATCCTCCGTCGTCATCGCCG GGGACAACCAGATCCTGGCTCAGGAGA gaaaatcccagcagCAGATCCAGGAGG AGATCGAGGAgctcaggatggagctgg aggaggagatgggaaaatTCCAGAGGG AGAGTCAGGACATGGCGGCGAGAATCG AGCAGATCCGGGCCCAGCTTG ACTTCAGGCGGGCTCAGAGCCACGCAG TGTCCCTGACCCTGGACGAGCGCTGCCACCACCCCTCTGTGGCCATCCAGGGCCGGTCCCTGCTGGCCGCAGCTCCGGGCTCGGGGCTCTGCCGGGCTCTGGCCGTGGCCcgggagggattttccagcgGGAAGCACTACTGGGAAGTGGAGCTGGGCCTGGGACACGGCTGGGAGCTGGGCGTGCTGGCCGAGGAAATCCGGGATTCCCTGCGCAGTTCCTGGGGGAATTCCCAGAGGGATTCCCTGCAGAATTCCCTGAATGAGTCCCCACAGGATACCCAGTGCGATTCCCAGGGAGATTCCATGCACAATTCCCCGCAAGATTCCTTGCACAATTCCCTGCGCGATTCCCAGCTGGATCCTCTGCCCAATTCCCAGCACTACTCCATGCTCAATTCCATGTACAATTCTATGCACAATTCCCAGCTGGATTCCCTCCAGGATTCCCTGCACAGTTCCAATTCCCAGCCCAATTCCCAGCTGGATTCCCAGCCCAATTCCCTGCAGGATTTCCCGCAGAGTTCCAATTCCCAGCCCAATTCCCAGCTGGATTCCCAGCCCAATTCCCTGCAGGATTCCCCACACAGTTCCAATTCCCAGCCCAATTCCCTGCAGGATTCCCCACACAGTTCCAATTCCCAGCCCAATTCCCAGCTGGATTCCCAGCCCAATTCCCACCTGGATTCCCCGCCCGCCATCCCCGAGGCCAAGGCTCCAGGCCTGCAGTATTCCCGGGGGGAATTCCGCCTGCCTGGCGGGAAGCTGCAGAGGAATTCCGGGCGCTGCCGTGTGCTCGGGGTGCTCCTGGACCAGGAGCGCCGCCTCCTCTCCTTCTTCGACGCCGAGGAGAAGCAGCGCCTGGGATCTGTCCCCCTGCAAATTCCGGGGAATCTCTTCCCATTCTTCAGCCCAGGAAGTGCCGGGAATGCTCTGGGGATCCGGCCCGTGGGGGTCTGA
- the LOC130262759 gene encoding uncharacterized protein LOC130262759 isoform X3, which yields MGSGMGSGIPTPLLLLLLSVLHPIIGNVPEPLLVLEGRDRAGIRLRCVPERPFPQIRLLWSGAGGENLTGIAEPEGSGSAGNTGNTGSAGISLLLRPGSGNAASCRALDPQLGAAAESSVVIADVFFPGTSPWVAALALLLLLALSLALAAALRLRRDNQILAQERKSQQQIQEEIEELRMELEEEMGKFQRVFAPILPNFRFPCALQRVRTWRRESSRSGPSLTSGGLRATQLDSQPNSHLDSPPAIPEAKAPGLQYSRGEFRLPGGKLQRNSGRCRVLGVLLDQERRLLSFFDAEEKQRLGSVPLQIPGNLFPFFSPGSAGNALGIRPVGV from the exons atgggatcgggaatgggatcGGGAATCCCGACCccgctgctgctcctgctgctctccgTGCTCCATCCCATAATAG GGAACGTGCCCGAGccgctgctggtgctggaggggcGGGACCGGGCCGGGATCCGGCTCCGGTGCGTCCCGGAGCGCCCGTTTCCCCAAATCCGGCTGCTCTGGAGCGGCGCCGGCGGCGAGAACCTGACGGGAATTGCGGAGCCGGAGGGCTCCGGGAGCGCCGGGAATACCGGGAAtaccgggagcgccgggatcTCGCTGCTGCTCCGGCCGGGATCCGGGAACGCCGCCTCCTGCCGCGCCCTGGACCCGCAGCTCGGCGCGGCCGCCGAATCCTCCGTCGTCATCGCCG atgttttcttCCCGGGCACGTCCCCGTGGGTGGCGGcgctggcgctgctgctgctgctcgcGCTGAGTCTGGCGCTGGCGGCCGCGCTCCGGCTGCGCC GGGACAACCAGATCCTGGCTCAGGAGA gaaaatcccagcagCAGATCCAGGAGG AGATCGAGGAgctcaggatggagctgg aggaggagatgggaaaatTCCAGAGGG TATTTGCCCCAATTCTCCCCAATTTCCGATTTCCTTGTGCCCTGCAGAGAGTCAGGACATGGCGGCGAGAATCG AGCAGATCCGGGCCCAGCTTG ACTTCAGGCGGGCTCAGAGCCACGCAG CTGGATTCCCAGCCCAATTCCCACCTGGATTCCCCGCCCGCCATCCCCGAGGCCAAGGCTCCAGGCCTGCAGTATTCCCGGGGGGAATTCCGCCTGCCTGGCGGGAAGCTGCAGAGGAATTCCGGGCGCTGCCGTGTGCTCGGGGTGCTCCTGGACCAGGAGCGCCGCCTCCTCTCCTTCTTCGACGCCGAGGAGAAGCAGCGCCTGGGATCTGTCCCCCTGCAAATTCCGGGGAATCTCTTCCCATTCTTCAGCCCAGGAAGTGCCGGGAATGCTCTGGGGATCCGGCCCGTGGGGGTCTGA
- the LOC130262759 gene encoding uncharacterized protein LOC130262759 isoform X5, with translation MGSGMGSGIPTPLLLLLLSVLHPIIGNVPEPLLVLEGRDRAGIRLRCVPERPFPQIRLLWSGAGGENLTGIAEPEGSGSAGNTGNTGSAGISLLLRPGSGNAASCRALDPQLGAAAESSVVIADVFFPGTSPWVAALALLLLLALSLALAAALRLRRDNQILAQERKSQQQIQEEIEELRMELEEEMGKFQRVFAPILPNFRFPCALQRVRTWRRESTSGGLRATQLDSQPNSHLDSPPAIPEAKAPGLQYSRGEFRLPGGKLQRNSGRCRVLGVLLDQERRLLSFFDAEEKQRLGSVPLQIPGNLFPFFSPGSAGNALGIRPVGV, from the exons atgggatcgggaatgggatcGGGAATCCCGACCccgctgctgctcctgctgctctccgTGCTCCATCCCATAATAG GGAACGTGCCCGAGccgctgctggtgctggaggggcGGGACCGGGCCGGGATCCGGCTCCGGTGCGTCCCGGAGCGCCCGTTTCCCCAAATCCGGCTGCTCTGGAGCGGCGCCGGCGGCGAGAACCTGACGGGAATTGCGGAGCCGGAGGGCTCCGGGAGCGCCGGGAATACCGGGAAtaccgggagcgccgggatcTCGCTGCTGCTCCGGCCGGGATCCGGGAACGCCGCCTCCTGCCGCGCCCTGGACCCGCAGCTCGGCGCGGCCGCCGAATCCTCCGTCGTCATCGCCG atgttttcttCCCGGGCACGTCCCCGTGGGTGGCGGcgctggcgctgctgctgctgctcgcGCTGAGTCTGGCGCTGGCGGCCGCGCTCCGGCTGCGCC GGGACAACCAGATCCTGGCTCAGGAGA gaaaatcccagcagCAGATCCAGGAGG AGATCGAGGAgctcaggatggagctgg aggaggagatgggaaaatTCCAGAGGG TATTTGCCCCAATTCTCCCCAATTTCCGATTTCCTTGTGCCCTGCAGAGAGTCAGGACATGGCGGCGAGAATCG ACTTCAGGCGGGCTCAGAGCCACGCAG CTGGATTCCCAGCCCAATTCCCACCTGGATTCCCCGCCCGCCATCCCCGAGGCCAAGGCTCCAGGCCTGCAGTATTCCCGGGGGGAATTCCGCCTGCCTGGCGGGAAGCTGCAGAGGAATTCCGGGCGCTGCCGTGTGCTCGGGGTGCTCCTGGACCAGGAGCGCCGCCTCCTCTCCTTCTTCGACGCCGAGGAGAAGCAGCGCCTGGGATCTGTCCCCCTGCAAATTCCGGGGAATCTCTTCCCATTCTTCAGCCCAGGAAGTGCCGGGAATGCTCTGGGGATCCGGCCCGTGGGGGTCTGA
- the LOC130262759 gene encoding butyrophilin-like protein 9 isoform X7, protein MGSGMGSGIPTPLLLLLLSVLHPIIGNVPEPLLVLEGRDRAGIRLRCVPERPFPQIRLLWSGAGGENLTGIAEPEGSGSAGNTGNTGSAGISLLLRPGSGNAASCRALDPQLGAAAESSVVIADVFFPGTSPWVAALALLLLLALSLALAAALRLRRDNQILAQERKSQQQIQEEIEELRMELEEEMGKFQRESQDMAARIEQIRAQLDFRRAQSHAVSLTLDERCHHPSVAIQGRSLLAAAPGSGLCRALAVAREGFSSGKHYWEVELGLGHGWELGVLAEEIRDSLRSSWGNFPEAKAPGLQYSRGEFRLPGGKLQRNSGRCRVLGVLLDQERRLLSFFDAEEKQRLGSVPLQIPGNLFPFFSPGSAGNALGIRPVGV, encoded by the exons atgggatcgggaatgggatcGGGAATCCCGACCccgctgctgctcctgctgctctccgTGCTCCATCCCATAATAG GGAACGTGCCCGAGccgctgctggtgctggaggggcGGGACCGGGCCGGGATCCGGCTCCGGTGCGTCCCGGAGCGCCCGTTTCCCCAAATCCGGCTGCTCTGGAGCGGCGCCGGCGGCGAGAACCTGACGGGAATTGCGGAGCCGGAGGGCTCCGGGAGCGCCGGGAATACCGGGAAtaccgggagcgccgggatcTCGCTGCTGCTCCGGCCGGGATCCGGGAACGCCGCCTCCTGCCGCGCCCTGGACCCGCAGCTCGGCGCGGCCGCCGAATCCTCCGTCGTCATCGCCG atgttttcttCCCGGGCACGTCCCCGTGGGTGGCGGcgctggcgctgctgctgctgctcgcGCTGAGTCTGGCGCTGGCGGCCGCGCTCCGGCTGCGCC GGGACAACCAGATCCTGGCTCAGGAGA gaaaatcccagcagCAGATCCAGGAGG AGATCGAGGAgctcaggatggagctgg aggaggagatgggaaaatTCCAGAGGG AGAGTCAGGACATGGCGGCGAGAATCG AGCAGATCCGGGCCCAGCTTG ACTTCAGGCGGGCTCAGAGCCACGCAG TGTCCCTGACCCTGGACGAGCGCTGCCACCACCCCTCTGTGGCCATCCAGGGCCGGTCCCTGCTGGCCGCAGCTCCGGGCTCGGGGCTCTGCCGGGCTCTGGCCGTGGCCcgggagggattttccagcgGGAAGCACTACTGGGAAGTGGAGCTGGGCCTGGGACACGGCTGGGAGCTGGGCGTGCTGGCCGAGGAAATCCGGGATTCCCTGCGCAGTTCCTGGGGGAATT TCCCCGAGGCCAAGGCTCCAGGCCTGCAGTATTCCCGGGGGGAATTCCGCCTGCCTGGCGGGAAGCTGCAGAGGAATTCCGGGCGCTGCCGTGTGCTCGGGGTGCTCCTGGACCAGGAGCGCCGCCTCCTCTCCTTCTTCGACGCCGAGGAGAAGCAGCGCCTGGGATCTGTCCCCCTGCAAATTCCGGGGAATCTCTTCCCATTCTTCAGCCCAGGAAGTGCCGGGAATGCTCTGGGGATCCGGCCCGTGGGGGTCTGA